The Buteo buteo chromosome 6, bButBut1.hap1.1, whole genome shotgun sequence genomic interval GGCTATTAATAGTCTAAAGTTACTGTTAATCTCTTGCACAATGAGATACAGTAAATTTCATCTGAACAATTTGTAAAACGCATTATCTGGGGAAAATGAACAtgagtgaaaataaaatttcataaacGGCAGTATGAGGGCGCTCCCAAGGATACTGGCTTGCATGCCGCTGGAACGCACTACAGGGCATAAGAAGCCCCTCACATCTACGCTCCAGAAAAATACACACCAGGAGGTACGGGTACTCCTAGTAAGGAAAGCTGCCATCAGCCAAGAACGAAGGAGATCCCACAACGAAAGTAAAAACTTCTCTGCCTTTCAAATGAAGGCGCACTTACGCAAACAGCAACACGGTTCAGCGCTTTCAACGCAATCTTATTTCAAGAGACGGAGGGGTAAGGCACCGAAGCGCAGGTTCGTCAACCTGACGGTGGAGCCTGAGGCACTGCTGCACCCACGACAGCCCGGCGGCAGAAGGCAGGCGGGACACGCGGGCTCCAAGGACGGGCACAGAGCGAAGAGGAGAGCTGCGGCACAGCACCTGAGCCGCGGCTTCTCCAAACCTTTACCGcaggtattatttttattttgttacttgaCTCTGATCCCCGCGGCCGCCAGCTTGCGCGGTCCCCTCCGGGCCCGTTACCTGAGTCACGGCGCCCGCCGCCAGGCACCGCGCCAGcagggcggccgccgccgtggGCTGCCCCGCTTCCCAGGGTGGGAAGCGGCcaggccgcccgccgccccacgcctcgccgccgccgctccaCTCCTCATCGCCGCCGCTCCACTCCTCGCCGCCGCTCCACTCctcaccgccgccgccgctccgctcctCGCCGCCCTTGGCGCCTCGCCGCGGGCTCAGCCCCAGCGTTCTCCTCACGGACccggccgccccgcccggccTCGGTCTACCGGGCGCCAGGGCCGGTGATGCGAAGCTGCGACGCTCCGCCATGCTGGGTGTCCCGGAAGCTCGGGAAGATGGCGGCATCCGTGGCCGGCGGGGAGCCGCCATGTCGAGTGTgacaggaaaggggaaagggggggggggggaaggagacaaGCGTCCGGTTCCGGGGGAGCCGGTGAGCGATTTGGGAGCGTCCGTTCGCGAAGAGCGGAGGCGGAGCGCGGGGGAGGGTGCGGGGGGCTCCGCCGACGGCGCCTGTACAGGTGGGTTGGGCCGGGGCTGCCTGcggtggcggggcggggggcgagggCCAAAGCCAAGCGGCCCCGGTGGGGCCGGAGCAGCCCGGGCTGGCGTTgaggcggggggagcggggcctgTGGCGGGTCATGGCTGGCTTCGCCCCTTGCCGGCTTCGCCCCTTGCCGAGGGTCCCGCTGAGCCGCTTCTAGGCGTCGCGGCAGGGAGTGCTGCTTCtctggggctcctgctcccggcCGCCTACGTGCTGCGTTGGGCGTTATTCCCGGCTACAAACCTGACAGTAATCCTTCGGCCTGTAACCCGGCGTAGTTTGTCCTGGGATTAAACCCTGCTGGAGTTACGGGAGGCGGGTGCCGTGTGTCTGCGTCTGAAGTCACAGCGAAGGAGTCAAGTCTCGAAATGAAACAAACGTTtccaaaaaaaagcaaatagaacTGTAGTACAGCAGGTCAGTGCTGGGAGATGCCGCTGAAATCGCGGCCGGTCTCCATGGAGAATCTCCTTACACTACTGGGCCCTGGCAGAGGCGAAATGTGGGAAGTATGCAATTTTTCCACTTAGTCTTAACAGCAGTTGTTGCATCGTTTCAATATTCAAACTGCTGTAATGAAGGCCTCTTAAGCCAGGTAAATCAATTTTAAGTTCTACGTTTTAGTTATGAGGGAGATGAAAATGCAGCAGTGAAACGCTTCAGTATGTTGAAATGCTTGTAGTGCTGAAGACAGTGCTCATAAAATGActttttacatttgctttatCACAGAGACTTTGCAGTTCCCTAGCGCAGAGTAACCAAGAGAAACTGGTTGAGACTATCACTCAAGCTCTGTACGCTTGACAGAGAACTGTTAGGATGGGAAATAGTGCATTAAAAGCCCACCTGGAGACAGCACAGAAAACTGGTGTGTTTCAGCTAACTGGAAAGGGACTTACAGAGGTAACGTAACTGTAGCAGAAATGTGGCTGTTTGTGTGCATGACTGACACTTTTGGAAATTCCCACCTCATTGTCACAATGCACTGCATACATGTATTTCTCATAAATACCGACAttatttcaagaatattttcttttcctttgtgcagAGCAGATTTGTGCTTGCACTATCTTCTGATTGAGGATTGATTTATCTGACAGGGCACTTGTGTGCTTATGAGCTTATGCTTTAGAGTGCATGTATGTTCAAGAAGTACTAGTTATGatgttgtgctttttaaaaaaaaggctgtaaacttgaggggaaaaaaatgtaaattttataaCCGTATCGTTACCTAGAAAGATACTCCACAATTTGCCATGTATAGATACTTATGCTGTATTTAATTGTAGCTATGTGCATAGTCTGTACAGGCTGTTCACTGGGCTGCAACCACGTTGAAGTTTATTATATCAGAAATTGTCTTGACTTTGACTCAACTGCAGAAAACCACAGAATGTCCTGGAACCATAAGTCGAGTAACAATTCACAGGATAGCCAAAATAACTCTATATCGCAGTAATTTTCCAAGACTTTTCTGAAGTATCTTCTTCCACTATCCtaccttctctcttcccttttcctctgccAAACCAAAGGAGAATCAAAACCACTGGCCTGTTGACCAGTACTTGCTGATGGTGATtgttaggtttttctttttttcagctcagtgCCAAGTCTAGATTAAAGTACTACAGGATGTAAATAAGGAAAATGGTTtacataattatttaaaaaagaaagcaatagaaAATTTTCCCAGTCCTACTCTGCTAAAATATAGAGTTGTTAACTAGctgtagaatatttttttaatgacaggcATGTTTAAGAGAAACACACAAGAAGACTAAAACATAAATGAGCTCGTGTCATGATATACTTACTTCtccctttttaatttaaattctttggACTAAAAACTACTCTTCCTAGATGTTAGACTGTCTCCTTTAtatcccttttcccttcctcagatgaaaaaatattttaaaaaatatgtattaagcGAATTTGCCAACTTAGTTGCACACTGTGGTGACTGGGCATTGTGATACATATGACAGTATGTAATAGCAATACAAATTTCAATTTTAAGCTGTGTAACTTGAACATTTGAAGTTGTAGCAACTGTTTAAatgctgtatctttttttcttctctgtagttTCCTGAAGATCTGCAGAAGCTAGCAAGCAACTTAAGGACAATAGACTTGTCGAACAACAAAATAGAGCTCTTGCCACCACTCATTGGaagattttccattttgaagAGCCTTGttctaaacaacaacaaactgaGTATGCCTGCTAATTAATATCtccacagattttaaaaataataacctgACTTTTCTGATCAGAAACTAAATTCAATGATTTAACTCTCACAGGATGTAAATGGGGAGTTTAGTCACCTAAGCTGAAACCTTTGGAATTcatgtacaggaaaaaaaacccaaacccataaATTCTTCAAAGCTAGTTGCCAACTTAGTTGTATTATCAGTTTTACAATGACATGTAAGTACTTAAAACCGTAATGTTTCTGTGCTCTGACTTGTCTGATCTCAAGGTTTAACAGTGTCAGATGGTTTAGTACTTGCATAGAGAACAGgggaagatgatgatgaagatCTGTAGAAAATATTGCTGGCCATTCAATGGTTGTTACTGTTTCTGTTGGACAAACGTCCAAATTTATGGAAAAATTAGGATGAGGTGAAGAAACTAACTTTTTTATGTGTTAATTGTGTATTATCtgcctttctgaaaaacaaatgtaatttaCAAACATCTTTGACTCTATAGTGCAACTCAGGAGTGCTACAGGTTATACACATGTGTAGGTAGAATGCGGGATGAATGAATGTCAGCAGAGCTTACCTGGTGAGGCTTAAATGCTGGTATGATACGGTATGAATTACCTGACAACTTAAGTTTGAGTAAATACCTTTGAAGGGCTGCAGCAGACCTGAAGCTGTGAATTGCGTGGTACTTCAAATGTCATAGAATACATTGGCAAAGTGGTTAGTAAGGAGTATAAGTGATTGGCTAAAATCCTCTCAGAGTAGTGTCTTCAGCCTGTGATTTGAAGGTCTGCTTTGtctgcagattatttttaaggtatttatGAAAGATGCTTAAAAAGCACGTGTTGTCACTGGGCTTAAGTTTCTGTGCAGGGATCTGTGCCTTCATCGGAAAATGGGGAGGAATCCTGTGAGAAATTACTGTAATATAGCAGTGTTTTCTGTGCAGAAGGTTACTTGAATTAAATGGGTATGAATGTTTACTGTTCTTTAAGTCATCTCTTTGTTCTGTCATTTATTTCTAGCTGCTTTACCTGAGGAGCTGTGTAAACTGAAAAAACTGGAAACACTACACTTGAATGGCAATCACTTGAGGCAGCTACCGTCTGCATTTGGACAACTTTCAGCTCTCAAAACCTTGAGCCTTTCTGGGAACCAGCTTCGGACTGTGCCTACACAACTCTGTGGTCTTCGCCACTTGGATGTGGTAGATCTTTCCAAAAACCAGATCCAAAATGTACCCGACACTGTGGGAGAATTGCAGGCTATCGAACTAAATTTGAATCAGAATCAGGTCTGGTAACTGAGATATTATGGGCATGTAGATTTAGGACATGGTTTATGTTGGACTTAGTGCATCCACAGAACATACATAATCTGAGACCATCAAAACTTTATAGCTAAAAGACATCTCCTGGACACAACAGAAATGAGGGATCATAACTAGAATTTAGGTACTGATACAGCCAACTGCCTGATTTGACTAACTAACAAATCCTGAATTTAGtcacacagaaattatttgaacAGTTCTTGAGTAGGAATCTGAAAAATAGATGTGTAGATTGCCTGTcatcatggaagaaaaaaaagttacttggATTTTTGATCATTATTATTGCTGCTTACGCATTGTTGTTAAGTAGTTACTGTTAACGTAGTTTATATTTACAACATGGTAATTGTCCGTGTTAGTCTGAAACAAATCCCTTTAATCGTGGATCACTAACTTTTAATcccatttctctttgtttttttttatttctaccaGATTTCACAGATCTCAGTGCAGATCTCCCACTGTCCACGCCTCAAAGTCTTGCGTTTAGAAGAAAACTGTCTAGAACTCAGCATGCTTCCTCAAAGTATTCTCAGTGATTCCCAGATCTCACTGCTTGCAGTAGAAGGCAACCTCTTTGAAATCAAGAAACTCAGAGAACTGGACGGTTATGACAAGGtttatgtcttttttcttttattttggtcatctttaaaaaagaagcttCTGGTGAAGTCCTTACCCAGTACTTCCTCAGAGTAGTAAGCTTGTATGCTGGTGAATAAAAGCACAAACAGTCTATTGGTATTGTCACTGATACTGGATTTGTAACTAACCTCTGAAAAGAATTTCAAGAGTTCTTCAAAGATTAACTTTCTCATAGGATTCAGGATCAGTATTCTTTTGAAGTTCAGTATCTTTTGAAGGGTAGCTAATGATGACCGGTGTATGTCTTCACTTTGGGACAAAAAATAATGGATGCTTCCTATTATGTAGCATTCTTAACTGTTTAATGTTAGTTCATACTTAACACTTGAGATTTGACTGTTCAGCACTGTGAGGACTTTTTCTAGAACACTGATCTGAATTATAGCGGAtggcagaaattttttttggaggggttgtttgtttaaaattaaagctCTAATGGTTATgtctggaaatgaaaatatgctTTAGATGGAGAGCTCTTGAGTCTGAGAACAGAAGCTTAGCTGCCTTCAATAGTAATGAATCTTGTATTAATTTCTGAATCTtagagtttttttgttttctttttagtacaTGGAACGATTTACAGCTACAAAGAAGAAGTTTGCATGATCATTGTTCCGACCCTGTGTATTCCCAGTAAGAAGAGTTAGTGACTGAAGCACCTGCTTCACTGACTTAAACCAAGACTGATGGAGATGATCAGAGTACTCCTCCTCTAGTAGTCTGATATGGTCTGTTAAGGCCACATTGAATAAACTTGAACTAGAGAACGTGGGTATTGAGCTGATGAACCTGCCCAGGGgccagttttgatttttgtgcCACTATAGCTTTTAACACAACACATGTTATCCTTTGTCAGGGCTTGTTCTTTCACAGAGAAAGGGAATGAGCATTTCAAAGTTGCCAGCTGCCTTTTGTCAGGAAGCTGGCTATTGATTTTTAGAGGATTATTTcttctggaaacatttttccatgATAGCACATGGAAGTTCTACCACCAAAGCAGATTTGAAACATTGTATGTCTTGCAGTAAGCACTATTCCACAGAGAAGAACTTTTACAGATGAGGTTTTAGTTTATAACCTGTGTAAGTTTTTTATGAAGCACAAATAGCTGTGGCTAAGTTAAGTGTTTTATTAACTGCTTCTGGTAAACAAATCATGGTTTGAGCATccttcatttacattttactgTATGGGCTTTCTTTTCCAATAAGCAAGAATTGCACTACAGTCCACTTCTGCTTGAGCTGtatcaaataaaaatgaggtTCACCTTCAATGTATTCAGTAAAAATGTATATTGCTGGAAAATATAATATCCTTGCACTGATTCCTTATGTACAGAGCAATGCTGAAAGGTTTAGTCGTCAGCCTACTGCTGCTGCCTTACTACCAAAAGCACCTAGAAAGAACTAAAAATGTATGCAATTATGTAACttaaactgaaaaggaaaatgtacttctttattttagtaaataattttcaaaaaatcagTTCAAGTTTATTTTGGTGtaactgctgctgttgtcacTTTAACAAGTAGTACTAAGCTACTGCTGAAAGCCATCACTCAAGTACATAGTTTCATCAGTTGTTGGCAACAGCTATACTTCTACTGCTTTGAGAATGCAGAAGATTTGAGTATGTCAACGCTCTGGTAGCAATTCATCTAATAGGTACTGCACTCTCAAAACAGTGAAGTAGGAGCTGTACTAAATACAGTTCTTCACAAAATAAGCATGGATGCATCTATTCCTAACGAGACTGTCTTACATTAACTACTGTTCTATACTTAAGCTTTCCTGCATGAGACAAGAAAGGCATTGGGACAGCAAACTCCTTAAAGTTGCTGGTGTAATCATTAAACCTCCTCACCATCTCATGCCATCTgcagttaagaaaaataaagtgacCTCTGTGCCAATCTTTTTCCTCAATGTAACAACTATAATTAAGATTAGTGATAAGTGGTTCTTTTATAAGATGCTCAGAAGAGGTATCTAGTTTTCTGACCCTGTTGCTGTCTTTCTTCAATTCTTGCATAGTAATACCTATTATAAGAATGTCAGCTCCTTATTCAAAGAATGGATGTGATGCATCATTAAACAGGGAACCAGTTTTACTTAAGAACCCCCATTCCAGGTGTTACTTCACAGAAAAACTACTAGCTTCCTCTAAAAAGTGGCTGACAGCAGACAATGTTTACAAGGCTACTTCGTTTTGCAAGACATAACTAGGGAAGTGCTTTAAGAACACAACCTGCATGTTACCATAATGCAAGGCCCTGTATAGTCAGAAATCTACGCAGCTTCATAGTAATAGACTCCACAGATTGACAGGCAAATCCAGCAGTGAATAGTTTAAAGCACCAggcttgttttaaattttagctCCTTCCACCCAATACCTAAATCCCATTTGAagtattagcttttttttcctctagattTGCCATGCATGAGACATCCACACAACAAACCCCCACGGTTAGCAGATTCCCCCTTTGAACTCACCAACTCTGACAACTAGAAAGGAGTGGTCTATCATCAATATGTACATACTTGGCAATATTGTGttatggtggggtttttttgttttgtttggttttttttgttttttttttaagtggaaataCCTGTGCTCAGACATGCTGCTTCTCtcatttaaacatttgtttATCAGGATTCTTTTGTTTATTCAAAGATGTGTAAGAAGAAAGGGTAGAtcagagcatttaaaaatgatgaAGTTAGCattgctataaaaaaaataatcttaactTTCTCAAATACTTCCCAAAGTAGTAAGTCAACATTTCTCTTATGTGATCACTAGTACACTTAGAAACCTCTCAATTACTCATTGTTAGGCTCCTTTGCTACCTTGGAGTTATGACAGctatcaaaaattttttttaaagggggacAACACCATACAAAATACTGAATGGTGCTAAGTTAGTCCTGGATTAACCAAATGTGTTCCAGAAGACCattcctgtttcaaaaaaaaaaaaaaaaaagaaacaaacacactgGCTGATGTACTCACATGTTTTAGCTCACAGCAATAAATAACTGTGACTAAGTCACTTAACAGAACACTGTTCTGTACATTTCAGCACTGTATGTAATCTGTTCAGAGTTTTACATTGGGAGCTTCAGTTTTCCCTTCTCACCACACCCCCTCTACAAGTGACActataaaacaattttatttccatgcaCAATTACACTTGCAGCTTTTTAGTTTTGGAATTATTGAGGTAAAAAATGTTACCCTAGTTAACAATATAAACCACTCATGTATTTTTTCAGATCTGTATCACTTGCTCTCAATTTTCCATTGCAGTAAGATACTTTTCATCCATCTATTCAATCAACATTTAGATAGTGCATTGCTGTTTCAAGTGCAGCAAAGATGAATTAGCAACTGCAAGTCACTGCATTGTGTAAACAGCAAATCGTTTCACCATATAGCCTTCACAGAGGAAACTTCTGCAAGTCGCTGCACAAGCAGCATGTGCTGCAGTTCATACTACAGCTACCCCTGTGTTAAGAGGTTTAACTCATGTTTCATCAAGGAGTAGGCTAGCTTGCAtttaccaattaccatcatttAAGTGTATCCTCGGGACACATGCTGCACGCTCAAAATAGTTACATATGTGGGCTgtccctaattttttttttcctagttactGGCAGAAATATACTATATGAGAAGTACTTCTTCCAAGCCACTCCCAGATACACTATTCTCTCTTACAGCTCAAAACCACTGCAAGTCAACACAAGTCTGTCTTCCCCCCAAGCATTCTGGGAATCTCACGCTGTACtaacagagaaaatacaatttaaattgCCTCACAAGTGAATTGCATTGGCAGTAGGGTAAAATACTAGATTTCCCCTACTGGACTAAGTATTTGCTAGGCATCTGTTACCAATACTTGACTGGAaaggttttggtggtttgttttttttttttttcttttcacttagtTCCTTTGCCATCCTGCAGTGTAGTTCCCATGTCAAAATTGCAGTCTTTCAAAGAAGAGATGGACACATTTCATAGGTTGAAGTTAGGTGATGTTGATTATGCAAGGATGAAAACTGGAGTGTTAAAGAAGATCACAGTATTCCTGTCTTCCCAACCACACCCATTCCTTTGTTAGCATTAGGATTTCTGAGAGATAAAAATAGAAGGGAAACTTCCTAGTTGCATAGTAGCAGCTAGTTCTGCCAAGTTTTTCAAGGACGGGAAACTAAACAAAGACATTTCTAAGTGAAAATAGTTTCAAAACACATTCAGTTataaaagtatgtattttttgtgcacaatatataattttaacaatcaaaagcagaaactgtAAACCTTCATTCTTAATAGCATTCAGAAATACAAAGACATACAAGTGTTGATTCCATCCCATAGATATGGAAATTAAACATCTATTCTACAGACAACAATAAAACAATCCAAGAAGCAGACTGTGTTTTTCACTAACATAACGGCACCAACTCCCTCATGGATTTGGCTCTTGCTGCATCAGAAAATAGTATTGATATTCTGCTAGTACTCAAGCTTAGAGTCTTAGAAGTTAATTTCCTCATATGGTATTCATTGCAATATTATGATTCTGATACAGCAACCACAGCATTCTCTCAGCCAACATGCTGATTTGTTGTTAGAGCTCAGGGAAGTCAAGAACATGGACTTGTAAttgcaagggagaaaaacattcCAATGTTTGGAATGAAAAACACTCCAATGTTTGGAATGTCCAAATGCTACAGAGCAGGTTTGCACTGTTGTAAGCAAAATAAGGTAACCCCCTTAGTCTTCTGGTCCAGGAGACAATCATTATTAAATAATGTATACTTTGCTTTTACAACCAGCAGCAAATATTCCTTCAGTTAACCTGAAGTttgtaagaaggaaaaaaaaaagtatacaacTCCCATATGCTTTCCCATTCAAATGCTTGTTAGAAATCTACTAGGCAATGTTCTTAAAAGTACTCTTTGCTACTTGTGTTTTTAAGCACATAATCTTAATTTACTAATGGGGTAGATaatgagcttttaaaattaattaccttTCCAACAACTACAGCCAGACAGAAGCCAACACACACTACTGAAGTATCCAGTCCCCTAAAAATGACATTACCTTATTCACATAAGGCAGTCTGCCACTGCCCTATTTACTACACGCAGCAGCTCCATCCTTTGGtcagttttttgttgtgttgggggttttttggggtgggtttttttttctttaaatatctaGTTGTCCTGGGAGTGAACTGAGAATACACCAGTAATACTGATTGTATTtctagtaaaaagaaaacaaaacacttaacACTGTTTGTCTTGCATTTCAGCAGATTAGTGTCTTCTCTCTAGCCCTGGGATTCATTATTAATGGCTACAAGATACTTGTGGACCACCCTTCCAAAAACAACCACCCCATAATGCTATTAGTTCTAATTATTCCTCCAATCAATTTGGTTTGAAGATTTTTACCATCCAACCTTGAGTATCACAGGTTATTCCAAAGCACCATTTTCACCTTTAAAACAGGTATAATACATTGCTGTGTGGAGTTAAAATTATACAGGTCACTTGCAATTtacttgccaaaaaaaaatttcaagaaaatCCTGGGATAAATCTGATTATATTACAGTAAAACCAAACTGGTTTTCTTCTTACCTCACCTGGTCAGAAACTCCTCTATTCTGCAACAGAACAGGAACATTTTAGTTACAAGCAATGTGAGCATGTAGAATTTCCAATTGCCAGTCCCAAAGTCTGCAATAATAAACCAGTCAGGAATCTATTTAGAACTAGTTTATTTAGAACTAGCATACAGTTCTTGAATAGATAGTGCTTCCTCCAGACTGTGACAAAGAAGGTTCACAATAAGCTTCTCTGTTTTCAATAGGTTTAAGAAGCTCCCCCAAAGTCACTGCTGAGAGCAAACTGCACCAGATATCAGTCATTATTTTGCACTGGAGAAAGGCATAAAATGAACTCCAGTGAAAACTGGCCAAGACAGAATCTGAATCTGGATGTGAAAAAGCtatatgcttttttcttccagttaaGATGCATCATTCTAACACTTAAAAGTTAACTTTTAGATAAGGGGCATAAAATTTTCCATCAAATAAATACTTTAGGgagacagttttattttcttctactcaCATGGGCATGGGGTTCAGATCAGGTATATATACACAAAACAAGTATTATCAGAACAATGCAGCATGATTTCCTAGTCATGGCCTCCAAACCTATGTCAATTTACAGTAAAGAAATGGAAACCTGTATATCCCTCTAGTTACCTTTACATTAAAGTTGATGTGGTTAGGAAGTGTTTTAAAGCCCTCAACCCACAAGTAGTAAGCAGTGGGCCTCTTCAATTCTGTAATCCACAAACTCAATCCCAAACAAATCATGTGGTTTGGATTGTAAAACTATGGTTAGCCTGCTAGAGATACAAGTCAGACAATATTCACCAAGTCCCTATTTTAGTGAACACACTCAATTTATGAGGTATTTCAAACAGTGCAAAGTGCCCTCTCCAACTTTCCACAACTGTGAATTCAGGTTACCCTGCTTGTTCAATTTCAATAAAGGACTGTATTTTGggtgcagggggaaaaaaaaaaaaagaagaaaaaaaaagactgggaTGGGGAATAAAACATGCAAGAATATTCTCAAAGCCATAACACTTTTAGCCCTGAGCAGTTTAAAGAAAGTGAAGGCAGATGAGTAGGAAGAAGTTATGTTGGCTGCTTTCTTGGAGTCAAGGCCATGTGtacatgaaacaaaaaaaaataaaagaaagttaatGCCTATAGAAAGGGTACTGCTTCATTTTTCCCAGACCCTCTTATTTCAGAATAGGAGAATTTTCACAGATTCATGAATATGGTGGCTTGCAGCTGGAGAGACAGTGTCATTGAATGACAGCAGGCTTTAATTGTCAATTAGTTTCTTGGCTCTGATGTTGGCTTGCTCAATGCGCTCCCTGTTTGTATCGGcctgaaagagagaaattcaTAGGTCATTTGCAGACTTCatgcaaaacaatttaaattcaAATGGACATGAACTTCTGAATTGCAGGATATTAGCGTTATGGTAGatagaagaaaagcaagttgGAAGCTGGAAGTATTTTTAGCCAGCATATGCTGTCAATTTTGGCAGAAACTTAATCAGGAGAAATAGTTTTTAGTCTTTAGCTGACCCTCACAACATACAGCAGCTTGCCTCAGCAAGTCAGGAAGAGTATTAACAGAACAAGGGGATAAAAATTCCCTCTCTCCAAGTGTTTAGACATCTTAAGGACCTCTACAGGCAGCTTTGTGACTATGGACTAGAAGTAATATTCAAAACTGGAAGTGACTTATGGGCATAAAGtcagaattattttgcttaGTGCAAAGCCCCGGTTTTCATCCACACACCCTCCAGTGTCCTAGTGTCATAGTATGGTATCTGTAAGAAAACCACTTTATTTTATAATTGGTTTACTATTATAAAGCATCAAAAGTCAGCCACAGCATTTAGGCTGAACAAATGTCAAAAGGCAGTTTCAGTGAGACATACGATAAGAAGCTTCGAAATAATTCCCCAATTATCCAGCCTCCaatgggaaggagcaggaggggtAATAAGCACAAAACTAGCCTCTGCCCTCACCACGAGGAATGGAACTCCCGAGAAGCTCTGCCTGTGCCAAGTATCTGCCATTTCACACCTTCATACTGCAGTGGCCTAGGAAGAGGACATCGGCAGTTCAAGCCCTTCCCTCCTGT includes:
- the LRRC57 gene encoding leucine-rich repeat-containing protein 57, with protein sequence MGNSALKAHLETAQKTGVFQLTGKGLTEFPEDLQKLASNLRTIDLSNNKIELLPPLIGRFSILKSLVLNNNKLTALPEELCKLKKLETLHLNGNHLRQLPSAFGQLSALKTLSLSGNQLRTVPTQLCGLRHLDVVDLSKNQIQNVPDTVGELQAIELNLNQNQISQISVQISHCPRLKVLRLEENCLELSMLPQSILSDSQISLLAVEGNLFEIKKLRELDGYDKYMERFTATKKKFA